Proteins encoded together in one Gemmatimonadota bacterium DH-78 window:
- a CDS encoding IS3 family transposase (programmed frameshift), producing the protein MANRSKYSRETRERAVRLVWETEGQHGSQWAAICSVAEKVGCTSETLRKWVRRAERDGGQRPGPTSSEQERIKALERENRELKRANEILRKASAYFGAGGARPPTPLMVAFIDDHRSEYGVEPICRVLPIAPSTYYTRKAIEAEPERASDRARRDAALRPEIRRVWQENFSVYGVRKVWRQLRREGAPVARCTVARLMREMGLRGAIRGRGFKVTTQPDECLDRPRDLVDRDFSARRPNELWVSDLTYVRTGSSFAYVAFVIDVFARRIVGWQVSNSLKSDLALNALEQAIAERRADGERALVHHSDRGSQYLSIRYTERLALAGIEPSVGSRGDSYDNALAESIIGLYKTELIYPRGPWTRLEDLELATLGWVWWFNHHRLLGPLGDIPPVEFEEQYHSRQAALPEPLALKSNTLR; encoded by the exons ATGGCAAACCGATCGAAGTACTCCCGGGAGACACGGGAGCGGGCGGTCCGGCTGGTGTGGGAAACCGAAGGGCAGCACGGGTCGCAGTGGGCAGCGATCTGCTCAGTGGCCGAGAAGGTGGGCTGCACGTCCGAGACGCTGCGGAAGTGGGTTCGTCGCGCCGAGCGTGACGGCGGCCAGCGGCCGGGTCCGACGAGCAGCGAGCAGGAGCGGATCAAGGCACTCGAGCGCGAGAATCGCGAGTTGAAGCGAGCGAACGAAATCCTTCGCAAGGCATCCGCGTATTTCG GCGCAGGCGGAGCTCGACCGCCGACCCCGCTGATGGTGGCCTTCATCGACGACCACCGCTCCGAGTACGGAGTCGAGCCGATCTGCCGGGTTCTGCCGATCGCTCCATCGACCTACTACACGCGCAAGGCGATCGAGGCAGAACCGGAGCGGGCGTCGGACCGGGCCCGTCGCGATGCCGCGCTGCGTCCCGAGATCCGGCGCGTGTGGCAGGAGAACTTCTCGGTGTACGGCGTTCGGAAGGTCTGGAGGCAGCTGAGGCGCGAAGGCGCGCCCGTCGCCCGCTGCACCGTCGCCCGACTGATGCGGGAAATGGGGCTGCGTGGGGCCATCCGCGGCCGAGGCTTCAAGGTCACGACCCAGCCGGACGAGTGCCTGGATCGGCCCCGCGATCTGGTGGATCGCGACTTCTCCGCCCGCCGTCCGAACGAGCTTTGGGTCTCGGACCTGACCTACGTCCGGACCGGATCGAGCTTCGCCTACGTGGCCTTCGTGATCGACGTCTTCGCACGACGGATCGTCGGCTGGCAGGTGTCGAACTCGCTGAAGAGCGACCTGGCCCTGAACGCGCTGGAGCAGGCCATTGCGGAGCGGAGGGCCGACGGTGAGCGTGCCTTGGTGCATCACTCCGACCGCGGCTCTCAATACCTCAGTATTCGCTACACCGAGCGCCTGGCGCTGGCCGGCATCGAGCCCTCCGTCGGCAGCCGGGGCGACTCCTACGACAACGCCCTGGCCGAGTCGATCATCGGGCTCTACAAGACGGAGCTGATCTACCCTCGGGGCCCCTGGACTCGCCTCGAAGACCTCGAACTCGCCACCCTCGGCTGGGTCTGGTGGTTCAATCATCACCGCCTCCTCGGGCCCCTCGGTGACATCCCGCCCGTGGAGTTCGAAGAGCAGTACCATTCGCGTCAGGCCGCTCTCCCCGAGCCCCTGGCACTCAAGTCAAACACTCTCCGGTGA
- a CDS encoding RHS repeat-associated core domain-containing protein, which translates to MSYRDYTTTTGDVSCTSTVRVLPRANWRGQYEGGVFSGGWPACTGSNGPNCITIDWPAPLMHTYLDGQRRPQGDWMGSLVQDQRDASGLLFRRNRYYDPATGQFTQQDPIGIAGGSNLYGFANGDPINFSDPFGLCVPFPICTAAIGAATGGAGGAVIRMVSNALEGRSLGDGVASAAIEGAAWGAVIGGIGAFAGGGVAAGASGFGQWGDEAFAAAQTGGRHAGFLRNYATRSSGEINRASRSLARRIADHEAKLANPAAFVDDWGSLSSARQSRLMNHWRDEIRGFAEQIEILGRIGG; encoded by the coding sequence ATGAGCTACCGCGACTACACGACGACGACGGGGGACGTGAGCTGCACGAGCACGGTGCGGGTGCTTCCGCGGGCGAACTGGCGGGGGCAGTACGAGGGGGGCGTGTTCTCGGGCGGGTGGCCGGCGTGTACGGGCTCGAACGGTCCGAACTGCATCACGATCGACTGGCCGGCCCCGCTGATGCACACCTATCTGGACGGGCAGCGTCGACCGCAGGGCGACTGGATGGGCAGCCTGGTGCAGGATCAGCGCGATGCCTCGGGCTTGCTGTTCCGTCGCAACCGTTACTACGATCCCGCCACCGGCCAGTTCACCCAGCAGGACCCCATCGGCATCGCCGGAGGTTCCAACCTCTACGGCTTCGCCAATGGCGACCCCATCAACTTCAGCGATCCCTTCGGGCTGTGCGTGCCGTTTCCGATTTGTACTGCCGCGATCGGGGCGGCGACCGGAGGGGCAGGTGGAGCAGTGATTCGAATGGTCTCCAATGCTCTCGAAGGCCGGTCGTTGGGTGATGGCGTGGCCTCGGCCGCGATTGAGGGAGCCGCTTGGGGAGCGGTCATTGGCGGAATCGGTGCCTTCGCCGGTGGCGGTGTCGCTGCGGGCGCATCAGGGTTTGGACAATGGGGTGACGAAGCGTTCGCGGCAGCTCAGACTGGCGGCCGTCACGCAGGCTTCCTTAGGAACTACGCGACACGCTCGAGCGGTGAGATCAACCGAGCCAGCCGTTCACTGGCACGACGGATTGCGGACCACGAAGCGAAGCTGGCCAATCCGGCTGCATTCGTTGACGATTGGGGATCACTGTCTTCTGCACGCCAGAGTCGGCTGATGAATCACTGGCGAGACGAGATCCGGGGCTTCGCCGAGCAGATAGAAATCCTTGGCCGGATCGGAGGCTGA
- a CDS encoding RHS repeat-associated core domain-containing protein, producing MHTYLDGQRRPQGDWMGSLVQDQRDASGLLFRRNRYYDPATGQFTQQDPIGIAGGSNLYGFANGDPINFSDPFGLCAEDEHGNEDPECRAVINILKGLAARDGMSDETRAALEAAIAGFEALEADVVFDSDSGALAEGALGGNRGQGPWGYVRINTAAGNPADIGLTAWHELQHRQGRPSTEHRAIYREQANILGGLPGWLGAQAVHTQRVLRSWGVWP from the coding sequence ATGCACACCTATCTGGACGGGCAGCGTCGACCGCAGGGCGACTGGATGGGCAGCCTGGTGCAGGATCAGCGCGATGCCTCGGGCTTGCTGTTCCGGCGCAACCGCTACTACGATCCCGCCACGGGCCAGTTCACCCAGCAGGACCCCATCGGCATCGCCGGAGGTTCCAACCTCTACGGCTTCGCCAATGGCGACCCCATCAACTTCTCCGATCCCTTCGGGTTGTGCGCGGAGGATGAACACGGGAACGAAGACCCTGAGTGCAGGGCCGTGATCAACATCCTGAAGGGCTTGGCCGCTCGCGACGGAATGTCAGACGAAACGCGGGCAGCGCTGGAAGCCGCTATAGCAGGCTTTGAGGCACTGGAAGCAGACGTCGTCTTCGATTCCGATTCGGGCGCGTTGGCGGAGGGTGCTCTTGGGGGCAATCGCGGACAGGGTCCATGGGGTTACGTCCGAATCAATACCGCTGCCGGGAACCCCGCCGACATCGGCCTGACCGCGTGGCATGAACTGCAGCATCGTCAGGGTAGACCATCGACCGAGCACAGGGCGATCTACCGAGAGCAGGCCAACATCCTTGGCGGTCTTCCTGGTTGGCTCGGTGCTCAGGCAGTCCACACTCAGAGGGTCCTTCGTTCTTGGGGGGTCTGGCCATGA
- a CDS encoding HipA domain-containing protein encodes MTSLSELRGVERAVVYKSGVRAATLERRPNAVAFQYEPDYLAAGGQAVATSLPLGEERLVTHSAGALPPFFAGLLPEGRRLHLLRSALKTSADDELSLLLAVGADTVGDVQVIPEHVALPDEVQPTLLVEDWATVRFREFLVRSAGGAMGVDRVALPGVQDKVSARMINLPVARRGERFFLKLDPPEFPHLVVNDMFFLRAARQSGLETAEAELVRDGEGVPGLLVRRFDRRADATGRVRARAQEDACQVLKRYPADKYRVTTEAVIEALVDLCRARPVAALALIRQVAFAYLSCNGDAHAKNFSIFARPDGEWRVTPAYDLPSSYPYGDVTMALSLNGRTREDIGRRDFLALAEAVRVRPRAVETALDALVAGVDRWIGGLNELPFDAGRIRKLRRAIEYRRDRLRER; translated from the coding sequence ATGACGTCGCTCTCCGAACTCCGCGGTGTGGAACGAGCGGTGGTCTACAAGAGTGGTGTGCGGGCCGCCACGCTGGAGCGTCGTCCGAATGCCGTCGCGTTTCAGTACGAGCCGGACTATCTGGCGGCGGGAGGTCAGGCGGTGGCGACCTCTCTTCCGCTCGGGGAGGAGCGACTGGTCACGCACTCCGCAGGCGCACTCCCTCCCTTCTTTGCCGGACTTCTTCCCGAAGGCCGACGGCTCCACCTGCTCCGAAGCGCCCTCAAGACCTCGGCGGATGACGAGTTGTCGCTGCTGTTGGCAGTGGGTGCGGATACGGTCGGCGACGTTCAGGTCATACCCGAACACGTCGCTCTTCCGGACGAAGTCCAACCCACCCTGCTCGTGGAGGATTGGGCGACGGTCCGGTTCCGCGAATTCCTCGTCCGGTCGGCGGGAGGCGCGATGGGGGTGGATCGTGTGGCTCTGCCCGGCGTTCAGGACAAGGTGTCCGCAAGGATGATCAACCTCCCAGTGGCGCGACGTGGTGAGCGTTTCTTTCTCAAGCTGGATCCCCCGGAGTTCCCGCATCTCGTGGTCAACGACATGTTCTTCCTGAGGGCGGCCCGTCAGTCGGGGCTCGAGACCGCCGAGGCCGAGCTCGTTCGCGATGGAGAGGGGGTGCCCGGACTCCTGGTCCGCCGCTTCGATCGGCGAGCAGATGCCACCGGTCGGGTGCGGGCCCGCGCTCAGGAGGATGCTTGTCAGGTGCTGAAGCGGTACCCAGCAGACAAGTACCGCGTGACCACCGAGGCGGTGATCGAGGCCCTCGTCGACCTGTGCAGGGCTCGCCCCGTCGCCGCCCTCGCTCTCATCCGGCAGGTGGCGTTCGCCTACCTCTCCTGCAATGGCGACGCCCACGCCAAGAACTTCTCGATCTTCGCCCGCCCCGATGGGGAATGGCGTGTCACACCCGCCTACGATCTGCCCTCATCGTACCCGTACGGCGACGTGACGATGGCCCTGTCGCTGAACGGACGCACCCGCGAGGACATCGGCCGTCGCGATTTCCTCGCGCTCGCCGAGGCGGTGCGGGTCAGGCCCCGAGCGGTGGAGACCGCGCTGGACGCTCTGGTCGCAGGCGTGGACCGCTGGATCGGGGGCCTGAACGAGCTCCCCTTCGACGCCGGGAGGATCCGCAAGCTGCGGAGGGCTATCGAGTATCGGCGGGACCGGTTGCGGGAGAGGTAG
- a CDS encoding helix-turn-helix transcriptional regulator, producing MISYTNPSRVEALGQCVRTRREALGLRQAELGELAGCSSRFVHTLETGKDTVRMDKVLDVLEVLGLDLQVVPGTGRTVSADLADTEADRAP from the coding sequence GTGATCAGCTACACGAATCCATCCCGCGTCGAGGCTCTGGGGCAGTGCGTTCGCACCCGTCGCGAAGCGCTCGGGCTCCGGCAGGCGGAATTGGGCGAGCTGGCCGGGTGCTCGTCCCGGTTCGTTCACACCCTCGAGACGGGGAAGGACACCGTGCGCATGGACAAGGTGCTCGACGTGCTCGAAGTACTGGGCCTCGACCTCCAGGTGGTGCCCGGAACGGGCCGAACGGTGTCTGCCGACCTTGCCGACACCGAGGCTGACCGGGCGCCATGA
- a CDS encoding biotin transporter BioY, which yields MKAVDEDRPEQAIEERRGGPARAAIAMAAVVAAVAAVAVGAQVDVAIPGTPVPQSLQTLAVVVVGGALGLRVGALALIAYLVAGAVGLPVFAGGASGLEALGGPTAGYLAGFVLGAAAMGWWADRGWASRFAAAFGGAVVAHAVILLAGWSWLALDIGAGAAWSGGVAPFLVGGVVKSAVAAGLLAFTPIGRGGGAGLGRVHDRADSR from the coding sequence ATGAAGGCAGTGGATGAGGACCGACCGGAGCAGGCGATCGAGGAGCGGCGGGGAGGCCCGGCCCGCGCCGCGATCGCGATGGCCGCAGTGGTCGCGGCCGTGGCGGCGGTGGCGGTCGGAGCGCAGGTGGATGTCGCGATCCCCGGCACCCCCGTGCCGCAGAGTCTGCAGACGCTGGCGGTGGTGGTGGTCGGCGGAGCTCTGGGACTCCGCGTGGGCGCGCTCGCCCTGATCGCCTACCTGGTGGCCGGCGCGGTGGGGCTGCCGGTATTCGCCGGCGGCGCGTCAGGCCTCGAGGCGCTGGGCGGGCCCACGGCCGGCTACCTGGCGGGCTTCGTGCTCGGCGCGGCGGCCATGGGGTGGTGGGCCGACCGGGGGTGGGCGTCGAGGTTCGCGGCGGCTTTCGGCGGTGCGGTGGTCGCGCACGCCGTGATCCTGCTGGCCGGCTGGAGCTGGCTCGCGCTCGACATCGGCGCCGGCGCGGCGTGGTCGGGAGGCGTGGCGCCGTTTCTGGTCGGCGGGGTGGTGAAGTCGGCGGTGGCGGCGGGACTGCTGGCGTTCACGCCGATCGGGCGGGGGGGGGGAGCCGGACTGGGGCGTGTGCACGATCGTGCGGATTCGCGCTGA
- the katG gene encoding catalase/peroxidase HPI, giving the protein MDGNAGENAGKCPVMHGALARTTAGGTTNRDWWPNQLEIGILHQNSPRSNPMGDDFDYAEAFSALDLAAVKKDIVAVLTDSKDWWPADYGHYGPLMVRLAWHSAGTYRTGDGRGGASSGTIRFAPLNSWPDNGNLDKARRLLWPVKKKYGRAISWADLIILTGNCALESMGFETFGFAGGREDVYEPELDIYWGMETEWLGDKRYSGERELEAPLAAVQMGLIYVNPEGPNGEPDPLAAAHDIRETFGRMAMNDEETVALIAGGHTFGKTHGAGDASLVGPEPEGAGMEELGLGWRSRFGTGLGVHAITSGLEGAWTPDPIRWDTGFYDTLFGFEWELTKSPAGAWQWKPTDPAASDLVPDAHDPEKRHAPMMATTDIALIKDPAYLEISKRFHENPDEFADAFARAWYKLTHRDMGPPARYLGSEVPDEVLIWQDPVPAVDHELVDADDVAALKAKVLDSGLTLPHLVSTAWASASTFRGSDKRGGANGARVRLAPQKDWEVNQPGKLAKALEVLETIQAEFNGAQSGGKRISLADLIVLAGCAAVEKAARDGGVEVTVPFTPGRTDATAEQTDVESFEWLEPIADGFRNYLKPGYDRPAEELLLDRAQLLTLSAPEMTVLVGGMRALNANFAQSRHGVFTERPGVLTNDFFVNLLDMSTRWEPTTEAEQEFEGKDRETGDLKWTATRADLIFGSNSQLRAIAEVYGCDDAGEKFVHDFVAAWTKVMELDRFDLD; this is encoded by the coding sequence ATGGACGGAAACGCTGGAGAGAATGCAGGCAAGTGCCCGGTGATGCACGGTGCCCTGGCGCGCACCACCGCGGGCGGCACCACGAATCGCGACTGGTGGCCCAACCAGCTCGAGATCGGGATCCTGCACCAGAACTCGCCGCGCTCGAACCCCATGGGCGACGACTTCGACTACGCCGAGGCCTTCTCGGCGCTCGACCTCGCCGCCGTGAAGAAGGACATCGTCGCGGTCCTCACCGACTCCAAGGACTGGTGGCCCGCCGACTACGGCCACTACGGGCCGCTGATGGTGCGGCTGGCCTGGCACAGCGCAGGCACCTACCGCACCGGTGACGGGCGCGGGGGGGCGTCGTCGGGCACGATCCGGTTCGCGCCGCTCAACAGCTGGCCCGACAACGGCAACCTCGACAAGGCGCGCCGGCTGCTCTGGCCGGTGAAGAAGAAGTACGGCCGGGCGATCTCGTGGGCCGACCTGATCATTCTCACCGGCAACTGCGCACTGGAGTCGATGGGCTTCGAGACCTTCGGCTTCGCCGGGGGCCGCGAAGACGTGTACGAGCCCGAGCTCGACATCTACTGGGGCATGGAGACCGAGTGGCTCGGCGACAAGCGCTACAGCGGGGAGCGCGAGCTCGAGGCGCCGCTGGCGGCGGTCCAGATGGGGCTGATCTACGTGAACCCCGAGGGCCCCAACGGCGAGCCCGACCCGCTCGCGGCCGCGCACGACATCCGCGAGACCTTCGGCCGCATGGCCATGAACGACGAAGAGACGGTGGCCCTCATCGCCGGCGGGCACACCTTCGGCAAGACGCACGGGGCGGGCGACGCCTCGCTGGTGGGCCCCGAGCCCGAGGGCGCGGGCATGGAGGAGCTCGGTCTGGGCTGGCGCAGCCGCTTCGGCACCGGGCTCGGCGTGCACGCGATCACCAGCGGACTCGAGGGAGCCTGGACTCCGGATCCGATCCGCTGGGACACCGGGTTCTACGACACCCTCTTCGGGTTCGAGTGGGAGCTCACCAAGAGTCCCGCCGGAGCATGGCAGTGGAAGCCCACCGACCCCGCCGCGAGCGACCTCGTGCCCGACGCGCACGATCCCGAGAAGCGCCACGCGCCGATGATGGCCACCACCGACATCGCGCTGATCAAGGACCCGGCCTACCTCGAGATCTCGAAGCGCTTCCACGAGAATCCCGACGAGTTCGCCGACGCCTTCGCGCGCGCCTGGTACAAGCTCACGCACCGCGACATGGGCCCGCCCGCCCGCTACCTCGGATCGGAGGTGCCCGACGAGGTGCTCATCTGGCAGGATCCGGTGCCCGCGGTGGACCACGAACTGGTGGACGCCGACGACGTGGCCGCGCTCAAGGCGAAGGTGCTCGACTCCGGGCTCACCCTGCCCCACCTCGTCTCCACGGCCTGGGCTTCGGCCAGCACCTTCCGCGGCTCCGACAAGCGCGGCGGGGCCAACGGTGCCCGGGTGCGGCTCGCGCCGCAGAAGGACTGGGAGGTGAATCAGCCGGGCAAGCTGGCCAAGGCGCTCGAGGTGCTCGAGACGATTCAGGCCGAGTTCAACGGGGCGCAGAGCGGCGGCAAGCGGATCTCGCTGGCCGACCTCATCGTGCTCGCCGGGTGTGCGGCCGTGGAGAAGGCCGCCCGCGACGGAGGCGTGGAGGTGACGGTGCCCTTCACCCCCGGCCGCACCGACGCCACCGCGGAACAGACCGACGTGGAGTCGTTCGAGTGGCTCGAGCCGATCGCCGACGGCTTCCGCAACTACCTGAAGCCCGGCTACGACCGGCCGGCCGAGGAGCTGCTGCTCGACCGCGCGCAGCTGCTGACCCTTAGCGCGCCGGAGATGACGGTGCTCGTGGGCGGAATGCGGGCGCTCAACGCCAACTTCGCGCAGTCGCGACACGGCGTCTTCACCGAGCGGCCCGGGGTGCTCACGAACGATTTCTTCGTGAACCTGCTCGACATGAGCACGCGCTGGGAGCCCACCACCGAGGCCGAGCAGGAGTTCGAGGGCAAGGACCGCGAGACGGGCGATCTCAAGTGGACGGCCACCCGCGCCGACCTGATCTTCGGCTCCAACTCGCAGCTGCGGGCGATCGCCGAGGTGTACGGCTGCGACGACGCCGGCGAGAAGTTCGTGCACGACTTCGTCGCGGCCTGGACGAAGGTGATGGAGCTGGATCGCTTCGACCTCGACTGA
- a CDS encoding ChaN family lipoprotein has translation MLTRFSHRASSLFTVLFAAGACAGGGATVASPVPVDGSAEAPAPPPLREGVDFAVYTAEGAPTSIDAVVAAFAEHDAVFVGERHDDGITHRVQALLFDRAVDDFGSSREVVLSLEMFERDVQYVLDEYLAGLITEAHLMSSARPWDNYVPDYRPMVERAREAGLEVVAANAPRRYANRASRLGRESLDALGPEAMRHLPPMPYPEASDAYRAEWDALMGDAMQHMQGDPLDAQTLWDASMGHAVATALDAADDGLVLHMAGGFHVENGTGTPEALEHYRPGTRSLIVAARPAADPTVWDPALAGLGHFVVVTQAPPGN, from the coding sequence ATGCTCACTCGATTCTCGCACCGCGCCTCCTCGCTGTTCACGGTCCTCTTCGCCGCGGGAGCGTGTGCCGGCGGTGGGGCCACGGTCGCATCGCCCGTGCCCGTCGACGGGTCCGCCGAAGCACCGGCGCCGCCGCCCCTGCGCGAGGGCGTCGACTTCGCGGTCTACACGGCCGAGGGCGCGCCGACTTCGATCGACGCCGTGGTGGCCGCCTTCGCCGAGCACGACGCCGTGTTCGTGGGCGAGCGCCACGACGACGGGATCACCCACCGGGTGCAGGCGCTGCTCTTCGACCGCGCGGTGGACGACTTCGGCTCGTCGCGCGAGGTGGTGCTGTCGCTCGAGATGTTCGAGCGCGACGTGCAGTACGTGCTCGACGAGTACCTGGCGGGCCTGATCACCGAGGCGCACCTGATGAGCAGTGCGCGCCCCTGGGACAACTACGTGCCGGACTACCGGCCGATGGTGGAGCGCGCCCGGGAGGCGGGGCTCGAAGTGGTGGCGGCGAATGCGCCGCGGCGGTACGCCAACCGTGCGTCGCGGCTGGGGCGGGAGAGCCTCGATGCGCTGGGCCCCGAGGCGATGCGGCACCTGCCGCCGATGCCCTACCCCGAGGCGTCCGACGCCTACCGGGCCGAGTGGGACGCTCTCATGGGCGATGCGATGCAGCACATGCAGGGGGATCCCCTCGACGCGCAGACGCTGTGGGACGCGAGCATGGGGCACGCCGTCGCGACCGCGCTCGACGCCGCGGACGACGGACTGGTGCTGCACATGGCCGGGGGCTTCCACGTGGAGAACGGCACCGGCACCCCCGAGGCGCTGGAGCACTATCGTCCGGGCACGCGGTCGCTGATCGTGGCGGCGCGCCCCGCCGCCGACCCCACCGTCTGGGATCCGGCGCTGGCCGGGCTCGGCCACTTCGTGGTGGTGACGCAGGCGCCGCCGGGCAACTGA
- a CDS encoding protein-methionine-sulfoxide reductase heme-binding subunit MsrQ, whose protein sequence is MNAARARLVALKTGVWLACLVPLGWSIWRFARGEASVDPVEEWLHRSGKTAVIILVISLAVTPVRRLTGWNGAQKFRRLLGLFAFFYAVLHVAVYLYFEQGLAWSFILEDVTERPFIVSGTVAFLLLVPLALSSTRGSIRRLGRSWARLHKLVYLAMAAVLLHYVWGQKADIRDPLIVAGIVVLLLGVRLYYWGRKRAARAAAAEG, encoded by the coding sequence ATGAACGCGGCTCGTGCGCGGCTCGTCGCGCTGAAGACCGGGGTGTGGCTCGCCTGCCTCGTCCCGCTCGGCTGGAGCATCTGGCGCTTCGCCCGTGGCGAGGCGTCGGTCGATCCGGTGGAGGAATGGCTCCACCGATCGGGCAAGACCGCGGTGATCATTCTCGTGATCTCGCTGGCCGTCACCCCGGTGCGGCGGCTGACCGGCTGGAACGGCGCCCAGAAGTTTCGCCGACTGCTCGGCCTCTTCGCCTTCTTCTACGCCGTGCTCCACGTGGCCGTGTACCTGTACTTCGAGCAGGGGCTTGCCTGGAGCTTCATTCTCGAAGACGTAACCGAGCGGCCGTTCATCGTGTCGGGCACGGTGGCGTTTCTTCTGCTGGTGCCGCTCGCGCTCTCCTCCACCCGCGGCTCGATTCGCAGGCTGGGCCGCAGCTGGGCCCGACTGCACAAGCTGGTGTACCTGGCGATGGCGGCGGTGCTTCTGCACTACGTGTGGGGGCAGAAGGCCGACATCCGCGATCCGCTGATCGTGGCGGGCATCGTGGTGCTGCTGCTCGGAGTGCGGCTCTACTACTGGGGCCGCAAGCGGGCCGCTCGGGCGGCCGCCGCCGAGGGGTAG
- the msrP gene encoding protein-methionine-sulfoxide reductase catalytic subunit MsrP → MHFHKKKPWDFIRSSEITSETHYLNRREFMGASMAFAAGAVMRPDSAAGASLRPGVQDPEVGAVTYGESLRGDMNSYEQVTTYNNFYEFGTRKEDPAAFSGDFQPEPWTVEVTGEVHKPGTYSVEDLAPPAEVEDRIYRLRCVEAWSMVIPWRGIGLREIISKVEPTANAKYVAFETAVRPDEMPGVSRPVLDWPYREGLRIDEAANELTFMATGLYGRDHLPNQNGAPLRLIVPWKYGFKSIKSIVRISFVEEQPYTTWKASAPNEYGFFANVNPNVDHPRWSQARERLFPFGRRDTDMFNGYTEMVAHMYRGMDLSRWY, encoded by the coding sequence ATGCACTTCCACAAGAAGAAGCCCTGGGACTTCATCCGGTCGTCGGAGATCACCTCCGAGACGCACTACCTGAACCGTCGCGAGTTCATGGGGGCGTCGATGGCATTCGCCGCGGGGGCCGTGATGCGGCCCGATTCGGCCGCGGGCGCGTCGCTGCGTCCGGGGGTGCAGGACCCCGAAGTGGGCGCGGTCACCTACGGTGAGTCGCTGCGCGGTGACATGAACAGCTACGAGCAGGTCACCACGTACAACAACTTCTACGAGTTCGGTACCAGGAAGGAGGATCCGGCGGCGTTCTCCGGCGACTTCCAGCCCGAGCCGTGGACCGTGGAGGTGACCGGCGAGGTGCACAAGCCCGGCACCTATTCCGTGGAAGACCTCGCTCCGCCCGCGGAGGTGGAGGACCGGATCTACCGGCTGCGCTGCGTGGAAGCGTGGTCGATGGTGATTCCGTGGCGGGGCATCGGGCTGCGCGAGATCATCTCGAAGGTGGAGCCGACGGCCAACGCGAAGTACGTGGCCTTCGAGACCGCCGTGCGCCCCGACGAGATGCCCGGCGTGAGCCGGCCGGTGCTCGACTGGCCCTACCGCGAGGGACTCCGGATCGACGAGGCGGCCAACGAGCTGACCTTCATGGCGACCGGGCTGTACGGGCGCGACCACCTGCCCAACCAGAACGGGGCGCCGCTGCGGCTGATCGTGCCCTGGAAGTACGGCTTCAAGAGCATCAAGTCGATCGTGCGCATCTCCTTCGTGGAGGAGCAGCCCTACACCACCTGGAAGGCCTCCGCTCCGAACGAATACGGCTTCTTCGCGAACGTGAACCCGAATGTGGATCACCCGCGGTGGAGTCAGGCGCGCGAGCGGCTGTTCCCCTTCGGCCGCCGCGACACCGACATGTTCAACGGCTACACCGAGATGGTGGCGCACATGTACCGGGGAATGGACCTGTCGCGGTGGTACTGA
- a CDS encoding AAA family ATPase — translation MLRSMRVDLPSGAAGFPLGLPFLRELDLEFSESVTLLAGANGSGKSTLLEAIAIECGFPALGRAAPRDDPSLESIRPLARALQLSWDRRTRHGLFLRAEDVFGFILGLRTQREHLEAELRAAEVRLEGASEYARRLGLGPLRSSIGALVARYGENPDARSHGETFLHLFRERLTPGGLYLLDEPEAALSPESQLALVSMLSDAVGAGSQFVVATHSPLLLAIPGATLYEFDGDAVRRTAWDDLASVRLWQGVLGAPERYLRHLWSPGSAE, via the coding sequence ATGCTGCGATCGATGCGTGTGGACCTGCCGTCCGGGGCCGCGGGGTTTCCGCTGGGCCTGCCCTTTCTCCGGGAGCTCGACCTCGAGTTCTCGGAGAGCGTCACCCTGCTCGCGGGAGCCAACGGGTCGGGCAAGTCCACCCTGCTCGAGGCCATCGCGATCGAGTGCGGTTTTCCGGCCCTGGGCCGGGCGGCGCCGCGCGACGATCCGAGCCTGGAGTCCATTCGACCCCTGGCCCGCGCCCTTCAGCTCTCCTGGGATCGGCGCACCCGACACGGGCTCTTCCTGCGGGCCGAAGACGTGTTCGGGTTCATTCTGGGACTCCGCACCCAGCGCGAGCACCTCGAGGCCGAACTCCGCGCCGCGGAAGTGCGGCTCGAGGGGGCATCGGAGTATGCCCGCCGCCTCGGCCTCGGACCGCTGCGATCGTCGATCGGCGCGCTGGTGGCCCGATACGGCGAGAACCCCGACGCGCGCTCGCACGGCGAGACCTTTCTCCACCTCTTCCGCGAGCGCCTGACCCCGGGCGGGCTCTACCTGCTCGACGAGCCGGAGGCGGCGCTGTCGCCGGAGAGTCAGCTCGCCCTGGTGAGCATGCTCTCCGACGCGGTGGGGGCGGGGTCGCAGTTCGTGGTGGCCACCCACTCGCCCCTGCTGCTCGCGATCCCCGGAGCCACCCTGTACGAGTTCGACGGCGATGCGGTGCGGCGCACGGCCTGGGACGACCTCGCCTCGGTGCGATTGTGGCAGGGCGTGCTCGGTGCACCCGAGCGCTACCTCCGACACCTGTGGAGTCCCGGATCCGCGGAATGA